In Phaseolus vulgaris cultivar G19833 chromosome 10, P. vulgaris v2.0, whole genome shotgun sequence, a single genomic region encodes these proteins:
- the LOC137818469 gene encoding serine/threonine-protein kinase D6PK-like: MERVAEPKLLPRNLPILVEVSKAHTSAARESGQRLNRQEVSGAAGISLREVNQLSKTRDVHVPISHLASLREVAQLTNARIYLVQEDMGFDARSSGESLTFEPTMTWKGKGSSPEDVEFVPDVETMKESSYSIEDGGPSLFAGASHPPEPVDTDLMRTVYVPIGQNKSEAGCLIKNMPSKGPFLEDLSIRVPAKKPSPAVLSPEQSLVEELNGIGNLAFLGPRASPNTENSLLPPDAEEKECVWDASLPPSGNVSPLSSIDSTGVVTAMSIVNSCASTYRSDAMTSDGMLSLDRNCDSTKGSVRGDSLESAKTSASRASDSSGLSDDSNWSNITGSANKPHKGNDPRWKAILAIRLRDGILGMSHFRLLKRLGCGDIGSVYLSELSGTRCYFAMKVMDKASLASRKKLTRAQTEREILQLLDHPFLPTLYTHFETDRFSCLVMEYCPGGDLHTLRQRQPGKHFSEYAARFYAAEVLLALEYLHMLGVVYRDLKPENVLVRDDGHIMLSDFDLSLRCAVSPTLIRSSYDGDPSKRAGGAFCVQPACIEPSSVCIQPACFIPRLFPQKNKKLRKPRADPGLPSSTLPELVAEPTAARSMSFVGTHEYLAPEIIKGEGHGSAVDWWTFGIFLHELLYGKTPFKGSGNRATLFNVVGQQLRFPESPATSYASRDLIRGLLVKEPQHRLGVKRGATEIKQHPFFEGVNWALIRCSTPPEVPRPVENELPGKVGPAENTVGVGTGSTSKRIVGTTDNMKSGGKYLDFEFF, encoded by the exons ATGGAGAGGGTTGCTGAGCCGAAGTTACTTCCTCGGAACTTGCCTATCCTTGTTGAGGTATCAAAAGCACACACATCTGCAGCAAGAGAGTCGGGTCAGAGACTTAATCGCCAGGAGGTTTCTGGTGCTGCTGGGATTTCACTTAGAGAAGTGAATCAATTGTCCAAAACAAGGGATGTGCATGTCCCTATTTCACATCTGGCCTCACTTAGAGAAGTGGCCCAGTTAACCAATGCTCGGATATATTTGGTACAAGAAGATATGGGATTTGATGCTCGATCCTCTGGGGAGTCCCTCACCTTTGAGCCCACCATGACATGGAAAGGAAAGGGCTCTTCGCCGGAAGATGTGGAGTTTGTGCCTGATGTTGAGACAATGAAGGAAAGCAGCTATTCAATTGAGGATGGTGGTCCAAGTTTATTTGCTGGTGCTAGTCATCCCCCAGAGCCTGTTGATACAGATCTTATGAGAACGGTTTATGTACCGATAGGTCAAAACAAATCAGAGGCTGGTTGCTTAATCAAGAACATGCCCTCAAAGGGCCCTTTTTTGGAAGATCTCTCAATTCGTGTTCCTGCAAAGAAACCGAGTCCAGCCGTTCTTTCCCCTGAACAAAGTCTAGTTGAAGAACTAAATGGCATAGGGAACTTGGCATTTCTGGGTCCTCGGGCATCACCGAATACTGAGAACTCTCTCCTACCTCCAGATGCTGAGGAAAAAGAATGTGTTTGGGATGCTTCTTTGCCTCCTAGTGGAAATGTCAGTCCACTTAGTAGTATTGATAGTACTGGTGTTGTCACTGCGATGAGCATTGTTAATAGTTGTGCTAGTACATATCGGAGTGATGCAATGACTAGTGATGGCATGCTTAGTTTAGATAGAAACTGTGATAGTACTAAAGGGAGTGTAAGGGGGGATTCACTGGAGAGTGCAAAAACTAGTGCTAGCCGGGCAAGTGATAGCAGTGGCCTCAGTGATGACAGCAACTGGAGCAACATAACTGGTAGTGCCAATAAGCCACACAAAGGAAATGATCCTAGGTGGAAGGCCATTCTTGCCATCAGATTACGGGATGGAATTCTGGGCATGAGTCATTTTAGATTACTCAAACGTCTAGGATGTGGTGACATTGGAAGTGTATATCTTTCAGAACTGAGTGGAACTCGGTGTTATTTTGCTATGAAAGTTATGGATAAGGCATCCCTAGCAAGCAGAAAGAAGCTGACTAGAGCACAGACAGAGAGGGAAATATTGCAGTTGCTGGACCATCCATTTCTACCAACTTTGTATACACATTTTGAGACTGACAGATTCTCGTGTTTGGTAATGGAATATTGTCCAGGCGGTGATCTGCACACTTTAAGGCAGAGGCAACCTGGGAAACATTTCTCAGAATATGCTGCTCG CTTTTATGCTGCGGAGGTCCTACTTGCTCTTGAATATCTTCACATGCTTGGAGTGGTGTATAGAGACCTTAAACCCGAAAATGTGTTGGTCCGAGATGATGGTCACATAATGCTATCAGATTTTGATCTCTCCCTCAGATGTGCTGTGTCACCTACTCTTATTAGATCATCATATGACGGCGACCCTTCCAAAAGGGCTGGTGGTGCATTTTGTGTTCAACCTGCATGTATTGAGCCATCATCAGTGTGCATTCAACCTGCATGTTTCATTCCTCGGTTATTTCCTCAGAAAAACAAGAAGCTAAGGAAACCAAGAGCTGATCCTGGGTTGCCATCCAGCACCCTTCCAGAGCTTGTTGCTGAGCCTACTGCAGCTCGATCTATGTCCTTTGTTGGCACTCATGAGTACCTTGCCCCTGAAATTATCAAAGGAGAAGGTCATGGAAGTGCAGTTGATTGGTGGACTTTTGGAATTTTCTTGCATGAGCTATTATATGGTAAAACCCCTTTCAAAGGGTCAGGCAACCGTGCTACACTTTTCAATGTAGTAGGTCAGCAGCTCAGGTTTCCCGAATCACCTGCAACCAGTTATGCCAGCAGGGATCTGATCCGTGGCTTGCTAGTGAAGGAGCCACAGCATCGTCTAGGGGTTAAAAGGGGTGCAACCGAGATCAAGCAGCATCCCTTCTTTGAAGGAGTGAACTGGGCATTGATTAGGTGTAGCACGCCGCCAGAAGTGCCGAGACCAGTCGAAAATGAACTACCAGGGAAGGTTGGACCAGCTGAAAATACTGTTGGGGTTGGCACTGGCAGTACTAGTAAGAGGATAGTTGGTACTACTGACAACATGAAGTCTGGGGGTAAATATCTGGACTTCGAGTTCTTTTAG